In Oncorhynchus clarkii lewisi isolate Uvic-CL-2024 chromosome 16, UVic_Ocla_1.0, whole genome shotgun sequence, one genomic interval encodes:
- the LOC139368995 gene encoding pancreatic progenitor cell differentiation and proliferation factor B-like: MAAINAGGSLVATNDYYRRRIGSTSSSSSCGSSEYSGEVIPHHPGLPKQDSGHWWSSFFFGKQNQPGMTTLTEEAKQKAAAMTVTNGQVTCVAREMVRKRQVSEGSKAGTSEPGSSPPS, encoded by the exons ATGGCAGCGATCAACGCAGGCGGTTCTCTTGTTGCTACCAATGACTACTACCGAA GGCGCATCGGCTCCACCTCCAGCAGCAGCTCCTGTGGCAGTTCAGAGTACAGTGGGGAGGTCATTCCACACCATCCAG GTCTGCCCAAACAAGACTCTGGACATTGGTGGTCCAGCTTCTTCTTTGGGAAGCAGAACCAGCCAGGAATGACCACTCTGACGGAGGAGGCCAAGCAGAA GGCGGCGGCCATGACTGTGACCAACGGCCAGGTGACCTGCGTTGCCAGGGAGATGGTGAGGAAGAGGCAGGTCAGCGAGGGCAGCAAAGCCGGGACGTCCGAGCCGGGGAGTTCACCCCCGTCCTGA